In uncultured Umboniibacter sp., one genomic interval encodes:
- the tsf gene encoding translation elongation factor Ts: protein MAISASMVKELRDRTGLGMMECKKALKEAGGDVEKAIEDLRKASGLKAAKKAGRTAAEGLLAVRGSASVATMVEVNSETDFVARDDGFKGFVSDVCVAAEAQGSDDVAALLANGIETQREALVQKIGENISVRRIGRLEAPVTGFYLHSTGRIGVLVGLEGGSEELARDVAMHIAAVNPRVAKPEDMPEDVVETEKNIIKAQPDMEGKPAEIVEKMMVGRIRKFLAENSLVEQAFVKNPELTVGKLLKEAGADITSFIRFEVGEGIEKDETDFAAEVAAQVQGSK, encoded by the coding sequence ATGGCTATTTCAGCGTCAATGGTTAAAGAACTTCGCGATCGCACAGGTCTCGGCATGATGGAGTGTAAAAAAGCACTTAAAGAAGCCGGCGGTGATGTCGAGAAGGCAATTGAAGATCTACGTAAGGCGTCAGGTCTGAAAGCAGCTAAGAAAGCAGGTCGTACAGCGGCTGAAGGTCTTTTGGCTGTTCGTGGTTCAGCATCAGTTGCAACGATGGTAGAAGTAAACTCAGAAACTGACTTTGTAGCGCGTGACGATGGCTTCAAAGGTTTCGTAAGCGATGTATGCGTTGCGGCTGAAGCCCAGGGTTCTGATGATGTAGCAGCTTTGCTTGCTAATGGTATTGAAACTCAGCGTGAAGCGCTTGTTCAGAAGATTGGCGAGAACATTTCTGTTCGTCGTATCGGTCGTCTTGAAGCTCCGGTTACTGGTTTTTACTTGCATTCAACAGGTCGTATCGGTGTGTTGGTTGGTCTAGAGGGTGGCTCTGAAGAGCTAGCTCGTGACGTAGCAATGCACATTGCAGCGGTAAACCCGCGTGTTGCAAAGCCAGAAGATATGCCTGAAGATGTTGTTGAAACTGAAAAGAACATCATTAAGGCTCAGCCTGATATGGAAGGTAAGCCAGCAGAAATCGTTGAGAAGATGATGGTTGGTCGTATCCGTAAGTTCTTAGCTGAGAACAGCTTGGTAGAGCAGGCGTTCGTTAAGAACCCTGAGCTAACAGTTGGTAAGCTTCTCAAGGAAGCCGGTGCAGATATCACCAGCTTCATTCGCTTTGAAGTTGGCGAAGGTATTGAGAAAGATGAAACTGATTTCGCAGCAGAAGTAGCGGCTCAGGTTCAAGGTAGCAAGTAA
- the rpsB gene encoding 30S ribosomal protein S2, with protein MANVLMRDLLKAGAHFGHQTRYWNPKMGKYIFGARNKIHIINLEHTVPAFNEALDLVKKLASNKNKVLFVGTKRAAGKIMAEEANRAGQPHVTHRWLGGMLTNYKTIRASIRKLRELEAQSADGTFEKLTKKEALMRTRQMAKLENSIGGIKDMGGLPDALFVIDVDHERIAIQEANKLGIPVIGIVDTNSNPDGVDYIIPANDDAIRAIKLYSVAVADAVLEGKAGEVVAKDEFVEVEGEQTAE; from the coding sequence ATGGCAAACGTATTAATGCGTGATCTGCTTAAAGCAGGCGCTCACTTCGGTCACCAAACTCGTTACTGGAACCCTAAGATGGGTAAATACATCTTCGGTGCACGTAACAAGATTCATATCATTAACCTAGAGCACACTGTTCCAGCATTCAATGAAGCGCTTGATCTTGTTAAGAAGCTTGCTTCTAACAAAAATAAAGTACTTTTCGTTGGTACTAAGCGTGCTGCGGGTAAAATTATGGCTGAAGAAGCAAACCGCGCAGGCCAGCCGCACGTTACTCACCGCTGGTTGGGTGGCATGCTTACTAACTACAAAACAATCCGTGCTTCGATCCGCAAGCTACGTGAGCTAGAGGCTCAGTCAGCTGATGGTACGTTCGAAAAGCTAACCAAGAAAGAGGCGCTTATGCGTACTCGCCAGATGGCTAAGCTTGAGAACTCGATCGGTGGTATCAAGGACATGGGCGGCCTACCTGACGCGCTATTCGTAATTGACGTTGATCATGAGCGTATCGCAATCCAGGAAGCTAATAAGCTAGGCATCCCAGTAATCGGTATCGTTGATACTAACAGCAACCCAGACGGTGTTGACTACATCATTCCTGCAAACGATGATGCAATCCGTGCCATCAAGTTGTACTCAGTTGCAGTAGCTGATGCAGTGCTTGAAGGTAAGGCTGGTGAAGTTGTAGCAAAGGATGAGTTCGTTGAAGTAGAAGGCGAACAGACTGCGGAATAA
- the map gene encoding type I methionyl aminopeptidase: MSISLKSPAEIEEMRVACQMAAEVLVMIGEYVKPGMTTGEIDQICHDYIVDKQKAIPACLNYNGFPKSICTSINHVVCHGIPSASRKLKEGDIINIDVTVIENGWHGDTSKMFFVGKVTPHAKRLVEITQECMYKGIELVKPGAKLGDIGHIIQQHAEANFYSVVREYCGHGIGKVFHEEPQVLHYGRPDTGLELKEGMVFTIEPMVNQGKRHTKLKRDGWTVETKDGRLSAQWEHTIAVTATGVDVLTKRSDEILPF; this comes from the coding sequence ATGAGCATTAGCTTGAAATCACCCGCAGAAATTGAAGAAATGCGCGTCGCGTGCCAGATGGCCGCAGAGGTTCTTGTCATGATTGGCGAGTACGTTAAACCCGGCATGACTACGGGAGAGATTGACCAGATCTGTCACGACTATATTGTCGACAAACAGAAAGCTATCCCCGCATGCCTGAATTATAATGGCTTTCCAAAGTCGATCTGCACATCGATTAACCACGTTGTTTGTCACGGCATTCCAAGTGCTAGTCGTAAGCTCAAAGAAGGCGATATCATTAATATTGATGTCACAGTGATTGAAAATGGCTGGCATGGCGACACTAGCAAGATGTTCTTTGTTGGCAAAGTTACTCCCCATGCCAAACGTCTTGTCGAGATTACTCAAGAGTGTATGTACAAGGGCATCGAACTCGTAAAGCCGGGCGCGAAACTCGGCGACATCGGCCACATCATCCAGCAACACGCCGAAGCCAACTTCTACAGCGTGGTAAGAGAATATTGTGGACACGGTATCGGTAAAGTCTTCCACGAGGAGCCTCAGGTTCTTCATTATGGTCGTCCTGATACCGGGCTGGAGCTCAAGGAAGGGATGGTATTTACCATCGAACCGATGGTTAACCAAGGCAAGCGCCACACCAAATTAAAACGTGATGGTTGGACTGTTGAAACAAAAGACGGGCGACTCTCAGCGCAATGGGAGCACACGATTGCTGTGACTGCGACCGGTGTCGACGTGCTAACGAAGCGAAGTGACGAAATACTCCCGTTTTGA
- the glnD gene encoding [protein-PII] uridylyltransferase: MPAKPSPPEFFDPIKFEQKFATLPIITCYKEAIQETNSELDHRFVEGESIRSLVAERSAFFDYLLTHLWRRFIHNTETIELIAVGGYGRGELHPQSDLDILILTNTPTPEIDDQLAAYVTALWDLGLKVGHAVRSVDQSVALARKDLTVMTNIIESRLLAGRGDLLAEIHNKTRVEEVWSAQEYFHAKIEEQETRHERNNNTEYNLEPNVKTAPGGLRDIQTIAWVAKRSFGKGDLPSLHKMGFLTDTEFSLLRNGETFLWRVRYGIHMLSKRPEERLQVDAQRQLADIFGYSDNAKALGVEQFMRRYYRWVAMLSQLNEVLLQYLRESILGESPNSIPKEINRRFNSVDGYIQTSNSTVFARYPSAMLEIFDLIGDDPNIKGIRASTIRQLRAHLHLIDRRYRADIRNTSLFMEIMRSPHNLSRLLKWMSQYGVLGAYLPEWDKITGLMQHDLFHRYTVDAHTLILVKHLRVFHQGTRSEDFPVATRVARKLPKPELLFIAGLFHDIAKGRGGNHAQLGAIDARKFCERHHLGAWDTNLVSWLIDKHLLMSGVSQKQDLSDPDVINRFAEKVGDQTYLDYLFCLTVADINATNPELWNSWKALLLRQLYHQTSAALARGAENRTNANMWIADTKAGALRELKNDGYRTEDVEQLWSAYHDDYFLRENTTDVAWHTRLTLEHGSDKPLVSVKDTRDSQAISATQIFVRTVDHPSVFSAITKALHRLKLSVYDARIHSLDDGFTADTFIVLDNNKETVAHDPAKVKRIIEVITHDLTHINVVADSPTSKASRLDQYFHRNTKASISTEPSQRYSVLYLVASDTPGLLARLASVLNRHNINLHFARTLTMGEKVEDTFHLTTAGGVPITNEDEIKSLIDDIESSIDELHE; this comes from the coding sequence ATGCCTGCGAAACCTTCACCTCCTGAATTCTTCGACCCGATCAAGTTCGAACAGAAGTTTGCGACGCTACCAATAATCACGTGCTACAAAGAGGCGATCCAAGAGACCAATAGCGAACTTGATCATCGGTTCGTTGAGGGCGAAAGCATTCGAAGCTTAGTGGCTGAACGCAGTGCTTTCTTCGATTACCTGTTGACGCACCTATGGCGCCGCTTTATTCACAACACTGAAACTATCGAACTCATCGCCGTGGGTGGATACGGCCGAGGAGAACTTCACCCTCAGTCAGACCTGGATATCCTAATCCTCACTAATACCCCTACGCCTGAAATTGATGATCAGTTAGCGGCGTATGTTACTGCACTGTGGGACTTAGGCCTTAAAGTCGGACACGCTGTTCGATCTGTAGATCAATCGGTCGCATTAGCTCGCAAAGATCTCACCGTAATGACGAATATTATCGAATCTCGCCTACTAGCAGGGCGAGGTGATTTATTGGCAGAAATTCATAACAAGACGCGTGTCGAAGAAGTATGGAGCGCACAGGAATACTTTCACGCCAAGATTGAAGAGCAGGAAACTCGCCACGAGCGCAACAATAATACGGAGTACAACCTCGAGCCGAATGTAAAAACAGCCCCAGGTGGGCTTCGTGACATTCAGACTATTGCTTGGGTAGCAAAACGAAGCTTTGGCAAAGGCGATCTACCATCGTTACATAAGATGGGATTTTTAACCGACACCGAGTTTTCATTACTGCGTAATGGTGAGACATTTCTGTGGCGAGTTCGTTACGGCATTCACATGCTGAGCAAGCGCCCTGAAGAACGTTTACAGGTTGATGCTCAAAGACAGCTTGCAGATATTTTTGGCTACTCAGACAACGCTAAAGCACTGGGCGTAGAGCAGTTTATGAGGCGGTATTATCGCTGGGTCGCCATGCTCTCTCAGCTCAACGAAGTGTTATTACAATATCTACGCGAGTCAATCCTTGGGGAATCCCCGAACAGTATACCGAAAGAGATAAATCGAAGATTCAATTCGGTGGATGGATACATTCAAACTAGCAACAGCACTGTTTTCGCTCGCTATCCCTCTGCGATGTTGGAGATATTTGATCTCATAGGTGACGACCCCAATATAAAAGGTATCAGAGCCTCTACGATCAGACAGCTTCGCGCCCACCTTCACCTTATTGATCGACGTTATCGCGCTGATATTCGCAACACCTCGTTATTCATGGAAATCATGCGGAGTCCTCATAATTTGAGTCGTCTACTGAAGTGGATGTCTCAGTATGGAGTCCTCGGCGCTTATTTACCCGAGTGGGATAAAATTACCGGCCTAATGCAACACGACCTTTTTCATCGCTATACCGTGGATGCACATACACTCATTTTGGTGAAGCATCTACGCGTCTTCCATCAAGGAACAAGAAGTGAAGATTTTCCCGTCGCCACACGAGTAGCAAGGAAACTGCCCAAGCCTGAATTACTCTTTATTGCTGGACTCTTCCACGACATCGCTAAGGGGCGCGGCGGAAATCACGCTCAACTTGGTGCTATTGACGCTAGAAAGTTCTGCGAACGACACCATCTTGGTGCTTGGGATACTAACTTAGTTAGCTGGCTTATCGATAAGCATTTATTGATGAGTGGCGTCTCTCAGAAGCAAGATTTATCTGACCCCGACGTTATCAATCGCTTCGCTGAAAAAGTCGGTGACCAAACCTATCTAGACTACTTATTTTGCTTAACTGTGGCGGATATTAATGCCACCAACCCCGAATTATGGAACAGCTGGAAAGCGCTTTTACTTCGTCAACTCTACCATCAAACGAGTGCAGCCTTGGCGCGAGGAGCTGAGAACCGGACGAACGCCAATATGTGGATTGCAGATACTAAGGCTGGTGCGTTACGAGAGCTTAAGAATGATGGATATCGTACCGAGGATGTTGAGCAACTATGGAGTGCGTATCACGACGATTACTTCCTGCGTGAGAATACAACGGACGTAGCCTGGCATACCCGCCTTACCTTAGAGCATGGTTCGGATAAGCCGTTAGTATCAGTTAAAGACACGCGGGATTCCCAGGCAATTTCTGCAACCCAAATTTTCGTTAGAACCGTCGATCACCCCAGTGTCTTTTCAGCCATTACCAAAGCTTTACATCGTCTAAAATTAAGTGTCTACGATGCACGTATACATTCTTTGGATGATGGATTTACCGCAGATACCTTCATCGTTCTGGATAACAACAAAGAAACTGTTGCGCATGACCCTGCTAAAGTTAAGCGAATTATTGAGGTCATAACTCATGATCTTACTCATATTAATGTGGTAGCCGATTCCCCAACAAGCAAGGCCAGCCGACTGGATCAATACTTCCATCGAAACACCAAAGCATCTATCAGCACCGAACCTAGTCAGCGCTACTCAGTTCTTTATCTGGTGGCGTCCGACACACCGGGCCTACTCGCTCGCTTAGCATCGGTGCTTAACCGCCACAACATCAATTTACATTTCGCACGCACATTGACGATGGGTGAGAAAGTTGAGGACACCTTCCATCTAACCACCGCTGGAGGCGTTCCGATTACGAATGAAGATGAAATCAAATCACTGATTGATGATATCGAGTCATCCATCGACGAACTCCACGAGTAA